In the Qipengyuania gelatinilytica genome, ACGCCCAAAAGCGCTGCTGCCATATCGAGTGCGCGTGCCCTGCGGATGACCTTTTTCGGGCTGATGCCGAAGCTTTCCTTGACCTGCCGCTCCAGCGTTCGCCGGCTGATCCCGAAATCCCTCGCCATGTCTTCGACCCCGGTGGCAGGATCGGTCAGGATGCGACGGTAGGTGGCCAGCGCAAGTTCCGGCGGCTCTTGCGTCACGCGGTCGAACAGCACCCTGCGCGTGTGACCTTCGAAGTGGTCGAGCCACGCCTCGCGGTCTTCCGATGGGCCATAGCCTGCTTGCCTTATATCCTTGGGCAATCCCTGGTCGAAGCACTCGATGCGGTTGAGCATCTGGGTGTGCGTGAGGCTCTGGTCCAGCGGTGGCGCGCCCGGGTGGAACTGGAGCAGGAGGAACTGCATCGGTCCCTCTACCTTGACCGGCATCGCCTTGGTTTGCGGCCCGAAATAGACCGTCCTGCTGCCGCTGGAGGTGTCGAACTCGAAAGGGCCATTCGCGGTTTCGACCGTCCACTTGCCCTTCAGGAATACGCGGATCGCAGGATTGCAGGAAAAGAAACAGCATTCGTGCCTGTCGGTAGCGGCCTCGATATCGACGGCAGCCAGCGATTGTACCCAGGGCGCGATGTCCGGCGCAGGCGCGCGGCTGTAGGAAAGCGGCAGTCCGTCCGGCGTCGAACCGGTCGAGGACACGAGCGCTTCCGGGGCTTTTCCCTGTGCATCCCGGGTCTGGCGGGAGTGCTTCTCTCTGGCGATCTGGCGTTCCCCCTTCAGCGCGACCCGAAGGACAGGATATCTGCTGGGTTCCTTGTCGTGACGCAGCACCCGCCTGTCAAACGGCAAGGATGATCAGTCGTCGGAATATGGCTCTGCCTCGGGATCGCGCCAGGGCTCGATCGTCCCGGGCGGAAGCAGGGAAAGCTCCTGCACTCGGCGGGACTGCCTGATCTCGAGATTGAGCCGCAGCAAGGGATGGTTGCCTTCTTTCAGGCATTGCGGTGTCGTGCCGAAGAACGCCCTGATCTCGCGGATCAGGTGCGATTGGTCGAAATAGCGCAGGCGCAGTGCCGATTCTTCCGTTTCCATGGCAACGCCCAGCAGGGCAGAGGCCATGTCGAGCGCCCGCGCCCTGCGGCAGACCTGCTTGGGCGACATGCCATAATCGCGCTTGATGATCCGCTCGACCGTTCGCGTGCTGCATTCCTGCTCTTCGGCGAAATCCTTCATGGGGTATGACGGATCGACCAGCAGTTGCCGCTCGAAGGCGCGGGTGATGGGGTCCGGATCCTGCGTGCCGCGCTTCTCGATGAATTTCCGCAGTTCGACATGGATCGCATCCAGCCATTCCTGCGGCGTTCCGTCGATGTCGAAGCGCGAACTGAGGCGGCCATGGCCGACCAGCTTGTCATGGTCGATGATCCGGTCGAGCATTGCGTGCTGGAGCGGACCGCCCAGTTTCGCCGCAGCTCCGGGCCCGAGGTGGACGGTGAGCACCTTCACGCGCTCTTCCACCGCGATCGGCATCAGCTTCGTCTGCGGGCCGAAATAGAGGGTCATGCCCTTTTCGCCGGGATTGAAGACCTGCTTGCCGTCGCGCGTTTCGGCCCACCACTTCCCGCCGAAGATAATCCGGATCACGGCATGGTCGTTTAGTATCCCGTCGGTGATGGTCGCCCCTGCAGGAACGTCTGCATCGCTGACGCTGAACCATGTGAACCAGGGCTGGAGCTCTTCTGCCGGCAGGTGATTGAAGGCGAGCGGGTCCCCGTCGCGGGTGCGACCTGTGTGGGATACCAGCTTGTCCGGTTCCTCGCCGGTTGATCGCTCTTCAGCCAATGGCCCTATGGCCCTTTCCCCTGTTGCCCTTGTCGGGTTTGTACACCGATGGTGTCGAATAGACACCTGCAAATAAGTATGGTGCGCTGCAGGCGCGCCTGTTAGCGGCGCTCACCATGGCTTCACGCAAGGATTTAGAGCTCGCCAATCGTCTTGCCGATGCGGCAGGCGATGCCATTCGCCCGCTTTACCGGGGCCAGTGGTCGCAGGAACAGAAGGCCGATCGCAGCTTCGTGACCGAGGCCGACCAGGCCGCCGAAGCCGCGATGCGCAAGATCATCGAGACCGAACGCAGCGACGACGGCATCATCGGCGAAGAATACGGCACCCGCAACGAAGGAGCCTCGCGCCAGTGGGTGCTCGATCCGATCGACGGCACCACCAGCTTCATCGCCGGCCGTCCCATCTTCGGCACGCTGATCGCGCTGCTGCAGGACGGCTTTCCCGTGCTGGGCATCATCGACCAGCCGATCGGGCGCGAGCGCTGGGCCGGACGCTTGGGGCATGAAACGACCTTCAACGGCCAGCCGGTGCGTAGCGCTGCGTGCCGCGAACTGTCAAATGCCGTGCTGGCGACAACCACGCCGCACCAGTTCTCCGACCACGAAGCCGATCACTTCATGGGCCTCGCCAAGGCGGTGGCCGAGCGCAAGATCATCTACGGCGGCGATTGCTACAATTACGGCCTGACCGCGAGCGGCCATGTCGACATCGTGTGCGAGGCCGGGCTCAAGCTCCACGATTTCGCCGCGCTTGTTCCCGTGGTCGAAGGTGCGGGCGGGCTGATGTGCGACTGGTCGGGCGAACCGCTCCATGCCGGAAGTGACGGCAACGCGCTGGCCATCGGCGACCCGGCCCGGCTCGAGGA is a window encoding:
- a CDS encoding helix-turn-helix transcriptional regulator, giving the protein MSSTGSTPDGLPLSYSRAPAPDIAPWVQSLAAVDIEAATDRHECCFFSCNPAIRVFLKGKWTVETANGPFEFDTSSGSRTVYFGPQTKAMPVKVEGPMQFLLLQFHPGAPPLDQSLTHTQMLNRIECFDQGLPKDIRQAGYGPSEDREAWLDHFEGHTRRVLFDRVTQEPPELALATYRRILTDPATGVEDMARDFGISRRTLERQVKESFGISPKKVIRRARALDMAAALLGVAMPQEEAEFRLRYFDQSHMTREINAYFGMAPGVLSRQDAILLRIDLEVRQMRRLEAMGELGIEHVPWRDPDAEPTSRDD
- a CDS encoding helix-turn-helix domain-containing protein, translated to MAEERSTGEEPDKLVSHTGRTRDGDPLAFNHLPAEELQPWFTWFSVSDADVPAGATITDGILNDHAVIRIIFGGKWWAETRDGKQVFNPGEKGMTLYFGPQTKLMPIAVEERVKVLTVHLGPGAAAKLGGPLQHAMLDRIIDHDKLVGHGRLSSRFDIDGTPQEWLDAIHVELRKFIEKRGTQDPDPITRAFERQLLVDPSYPMKDFAEEQECSTRTVERIIKRDYGMSPKQVCRRARALDMASALLGVAMETEESALRLRYFDQSHLIREIRAFFGTTPQCLKEGNHPLLRLNLEIRQSRRVQELSLLPPGTIEPWRDPEAEPYSDD
- a CDS encoding inositol monophosphatase family protein, whose product is MASRKDLELANRLADAAGDAIRPLYRGQWSQEQKADRSFVTEADQAAEAAMRKIIETERSDDGIIGEEYGTRNEGASRQWVLDPIDGTTSFIAGRPIFGTLIALLQDGFPVLGIIDQPIGRERWAGRLGHETTFNGQPVRSAACRELSNAVLATTTPHQFSDHEADHFMGLAKAVAERKIIYGGDCYNYGLTASGHVDIVCEAGLKLHDFAALVPVVEGAGGLMCDWSGEPLHAGSDGNALAIGDPARLEDVLEAMALA